One stretch of Vogesella indigofera DNA includes these proteins:
- the fliR gene encoding flagellar biosynthetic protein FliR, translating to MFAISDAQINLLVAYFVWPFSRILGVLLADPLFASRSIPRRFKAGFALLLTLLVAPLLPPLPTVPLVSAAGLLIVLQQLMIGIIIGFVMRIVITAVELAGFIMATQMGLGFAMFFDPQHAAQVPAVSRVLTILTTLLFLAFDGHHILLTALMDSFDKMPIGVSVPVLSLRLLAEWGGHLFLWGLWLSLPVVGSLLVTNLAIGVMTRAAPQFNVFSFGFPLTLMIGFIALYLVLPLLEPAIAQIYRDGFGFISKLLIAP from the coding sequence ATGTTTGCCATCAGCGATGCCCAGATCAACCTGTTGGTTGCCTACTTCGTGTGGCCGTTCTCGCGCATTCTCGGCGTGCTGCTGGCCGATCCGCTATTCGCTTCGCGCAGCATCCCGCGTCGCTTCAAGGCCGGTTTTGCGCTGCTGCTGACGCTGCTGGTGGCGCCGCTGCTGCCGCCGTTGCCGACCGTGCCGCTGGTGTCGGCCGCCGGTTTGCTGATCGTGCTGCAGCAGCTGATGATCGGCATCATCATCGGCTTCGTGATGCGCATCGTGATCACTGCGGTGGAGCTGGCCGGCTTCATCATGGCGACGCAGATGGGCCTCGGCTTCGCGATGTTCTTCGATCCGCAGCACGCGGCACAGGTGCCGGCGGTGTCGCGGGTGCTGACCATCCTCACCACGCTGCTGTTTCTGGCCTTCGATGGCCACCACATCCTGCTTACTGCGCTGATGGATAGTTTCGACAAGATGCCGATCGGCGTCAGCGTGCCGGTACTGTCGCTGCGGCTGCTGGCGGAGTGGGGTGGTCATCTGTTCCTGTGGGGGCTGTGGCTGTCGTTGCCGGTGGTCGGCAGCCTGCTGGTGACCAACCTGGCCATCGGCGTGATGACGCGGGCGGCGCCGCAGTTCAACGTGTTTTCCTTTGGTTTTCCGCTGACGCTGATGATCGGCTTCATCGCGCTGTACCTGGTGCTGCCCTTGCTGGAGCCGGCGATCGCGCAAATTTACCGTGACGGTTTCGGCTTTATCAGCAAGCTGCTGATAGCCCCCTAG
- a CDS encoding YebC/PmpR family DNA-binding transcriptional regulator: MAGHSKWANIKHKKERADAKRGKIFTRLIKEITVAARMGGPDLDSNPRLRLAVDKAWDANMPKDNVQRAIDRGAGTLEGVDYIECRYEGYGIGGAAVMVDCLTDNKTRTVADVRHAFSKYGGNMGTDGCVAFQFSHCGYLVFAPGVDEDGLMEAALEAGADDVITNDDGSLEVITGPYEFSAIKAALEKAGYKSEMGEVTMRPQNETELSGDDALRMQKLLDALEDLDDVQDVYTSAVMDE, encoded by the coding sequence ATGGCTGGTCACAGCAAATGGGCGAACATCAAGCACAAGAAAGAACGCGCTGACGCCAAGCGCGGCAAAATTTTTACCCGCCTGATCAAGGAGATCACGGTGGCGGCCAGAATGGGTGGCCCGGACCTGGATTCCAACCCGCGCCTGCGCCTGGCGGTGGACAAGGCCTGGGATGCCAACATGCCGAAGGACAACGTGCAGCGCGCGATTGACCGTGGCGCCGGTACCCTGGAAGGCGTCGATTACATCGAGTGCCGCTACGAGGGCTACGGCATCGGCGGCGCGGCGGTGATGGTGGACTGCCTGACCGACAACAAGACCCGCACCGTGGCCGACGTGCGCCACGCCTTCTCCAAGTACGGCGGCAATATGGGCACCGATGGCTGCGTGGCGTTCCAGTTCAGTCACTGCGGCTACCTGGTGTTTGCACCGGGCGTGGATGAGGACGGCCTGATGGAAGCGGCGCTGGAAGCCGGCGCCGACGACGTGATCACCAACGACGACGGCTCGCTGGAAGTGATCACCGGCCCCTACGAATTCAGCGCCATCAAGGCGGCGCTGGAGAAGGCCGGCTACAAGTCGGAAATGGGCGAAGTGACCATGCGTCCGCAGAACGAGACCGAACTGAGCGGCGACGACGCGCTGCGCATGCAGAAGCTGCTCGACGCGCTGGAAGACCTCGACGACGTGCAGGATGTCTACACCTCCGCGGTGATGGACGAGTAA
- a CDS encoding glutaminase: protein MNIQQLIDDIAADVQPYLAQAAPADYIPALAGEDPQQFAMAVATLDGQLYATGHRDKRFSIQSISKAFMLARVLAVYGDALWQRVGKEPSGNPFNSLVQLEYEQGVPRNPFINAGALVVTDIALSQLGDSSSALRDFLREESAQPALDFDYVIAASESEHGHRNAALAHFMKSCGNLFNNVDQVLAHYFRACSLRMNVAELARAGLFLANHGASPVSGAQRLTRSQAKQVNAIMLTCGTYDAAGEFAYRVGLPCKSGVGGGILAVLPGKMSIAVWSPGLDARGNSLAGLEALDRFTTRSGESVF from the coding sequence ATGAACATCCAGCAACTGATCGACGACATCGCCGCCGATGTCCAGCCCTATCTCGCGCAGGCCGCGCCCGCCGACTACATCCCGGCACTGGCCGGCGAAGACCCGCAACAATTCGCGATGGCGGTGGCGACACTGGACGGCCAGCTGTACGCCACCGGCCATCGCGACAAGCGCTTCTCCATCCAGAGCATCTCCAAGGCGTTCATGCTGGCGCGGGTGCTGGCGGTATACGGCGACGCACTGTGGCAGCGCGTCGGCAAGGAGCCGTCCGGCAACCCGTTCAACTCGCTGGTGCAGCTGGAGTACGAACAGGGCGTGCCGCGCAACCCGTTCATCAACGCCGGCGCGCTGGTGGTCACCGACATCGCGCTGAGCCAGCTCGGCGATTCCAGCAGCGCGCTGCGCGACTTCCTGCGCGAGGAAAGCGCACAGCCGGCGCTGGATTTCGACTACGTGATCGCAGCGTCGGAATCGGAACACGGTCATCGCAATGCGGCGCTGGCGCACTTCATGAAGAGCTGCGGCAACCTGTTCAACAACGTCGATCAGGTGCTGGCGCACTACTTCCGCGCCTGCAGCCTGCGCATGAACGTGGCCGAGCTGGCACGTGCAGGGCTGTTCCTCGCCAACCACGGCGCCTCGCCGGTCAGCGGTGCGCAGCGGCTGACGCGCAGCCAGGCCAAGCAGGTCAACGCCATCATGCTGACCTGCGGCACCTATGACGCCGCCGGCGAATTCGCCTACCGCGTCGGCCTGCCGTGCAAGAGCGGCGTCGGCGGCGGCATCCTGGCGGTACTGCCCGGCAAGATGAGCATCGCGGTGTGGAGCCCGGGGCTGGATGCGCGCGGCAATTCGCTGGCCGGACTGGAGGCGCTGGACCGCTTCACCACCCGCAGCGGCGAATCGGTGTTCTGA
- a CDS encoding HD domain-containing protein has product MQDLHHWQAFCLALAREQAGDDGAHDLNHLGRVWHAARQLLASYPQADALVVMVACYLHDLVNLPKNHPERHLASRQAAVLASTRLAAAGFDAARLPAVAHAIEAHSFSANIAPQTLEAQIVQDADRLDALGAVGLARLFYTAGRMNSALAASDDVLGAQRPLDDRAYALDHIAVKLATLPATMQTAAGRALGEQRLQWLYQFRDVFVAEWAPETLPS; this is encoded by the coding sequence ATGCAAGACCTGCACCACTGGCAAGCCTTCTGCCTCGCGCTGGCACGCGAACAGGCCGGCGACGACGGCGCCCACGACCTGAATCACCTCGGCCGCGTCTGGCATGCGGCGCGGCAGCTGCTGGCCAGCTACCCGCAGGCCGACGCGCTGGTGGTGATGGTGGCCTGCTACCTGCACGACCTGGTCAACCTGCCGAAGAACCACCCCGAGCGCCACCTCGCCTCGCGCCAGGCGGCGGTGCTGGCCAGCACCCGCCTGGCCGCCGCCGGCTTCGACGCGGCACGGCTGCCGGCGGTGGCGCACGCCATCGAGGCGCACAGCTTCTCCGCCAATATCGCGCCACAGACGCTGGAAGCGCAGATCGTGCAGGACGCCGACCGCCTGGACGCGCTCGGCGCCGTCGGCCTGGCGCGGCTGTTCTACACCGCCGGCCGCATGAACAGCGCGCTGGCCGCCAGCGATGACGTGCTCGGTGCGCAGCGGCCGCTGGATGACCGTGCCTACGCGCTGGACCACATCGCGGTGAAGCTGGCGACGCTGCCCGCCACCATGCAGACCGCCGCCGGCCGCGCACTGGGCGAACAGCGCCTGCAATGGCTGTACCAGTTCCGTGACGTGTTTGTCGCGGAATGGGCACCCGAGACGCTGCCGTCCTGA
- the arfB gene encoding alternative ribosome rescue aminoacyl-tRNA hydrolase ArfB: MSKYPVSPLEVDISAVRAQGAGGQNVNKVSSAIHLRFVIRYSTLPEHIKERLLALQDQRLSKDGVLIIKAQQYRTQEQNRQDALQRLQQLVDSVSHEQKARRASKPSYGARQRRMDSKSLRGKVKSLRGPVRD, from the coding sequence ATGAGCAAGTACCCGGTTTCGCCGCTGGAAGTCGACATCAGCGCCGTGCGCGCGCAGGGTGCCGGTGGCCAGAACGTCAACAAGGTGTCCTCCGCCATCCACCTGCGCTTCGTGATCCGCTATTCGACACTGCCGGAACACATCAAGGAACGCTTGCTGGCATTGCAGGACCAGCGCCTGAGCAAGGACGGCGTGCTGATCATCAAGGCGCAGCAATACCGCACCCAGGAGCAGAACCGGCAGGATGCGCTGCAACGGCTGCAGCAGCTGGTCGACAGCGTCAGCCACGAGCAGAAAGCCCGCCGCGCCAGCAAGCCGAGCTACGGCGCGCGCCAGCGGCGCATGGACAGCAAGAGCCTGCGCGGCAAGGTCAAGTCGCTGCGCGGCCCGGTGCGCGACTGA
- a CDS encoding GAF domain-containing protein — MTDYLQQAGLELSTAQLAAAQQALATALTVPAAADYPDLYRYPVPKLGEGGSCSLVDELEAEPWDIAPQFGGASPPLAHQLLALQALLDAVLAQVPADWLGVYCRVPGAEADVLLKLAYRGLPSRAEFPLTEAFAAASNNSKVGRSGRGVVIDDVRQWQSEGGAYYECDPKVRSEVCLPVFDAAGKVIGILDAESAQPGFFHTGHQATLAALACALSAHFVSLRALAKSAAPAL; from the coding sequence ATGACTGATTATCTGCAGCAGGCCGGGTTAGAACTGTCCACGGCGCAACTGGCCGCCGCGCAGCAGGCGCTGGCGACGGCGCTGACGGTGCCCGCGGCAGCGGACTATCCTGACTTGTATCGTTACCCGGTGCCCAAGCTGGGCGAGGGTGGCAGTTGTTCGCTGGTCGACGAGCTGGAGGCCGAGCCGTGGGACATCGCGCCACAGTTTGGCGGTGCGTCGCCGCCGCTGGCGCACCAGCTGCTGGCGTTGCAGGCCTTGCTGGACGCGGTGCTGGCGCAGGTGCCGGCCGACTGGCTGGGAGTGTACTGCCGGGTGCCGGGAGCGGAGGCCGACGTGCTGCTGAAACTGGCCTACCGCGGCCTGCCCAGCCGCGCCGAATTCCCGCTGACCGAGGCGTTTGCCGCCGCCAGCAACAACAGCAAGGTTGGCCGCAGCGGTCGCGGCGTGGTGATCGACGATGTGCGGCAATGGCAGAGCGAGGGCGGTGCCTACTACGAGTGCGATCCCAAGGTGCGCAGCGAGGTGTGCCTGCCTGTGTTTGACGCCGCCGGCAAGGTGATCGGCATTCTCGATGCCGAGTCGGCGCAGCCGGGGTTTTTTCACACCGGGCACCAGGCCACGCTGGCCGCACTGGCCTGCGCGCTGTCGGCGCACTTCGTCAGCCTGCGAGCGCTGGCCAAATCGGCGGCGCCAGCTCTTTAA
- the ribA gene encoding GTP cyclohydrolase II → MNAQQVEANVTQPDSPVRVDYVATCQLPTQWGVFDMHGFEEVGGREHVVLTLGEVTDGAPLTRIHSECLTGDALFSLRCDCGFQLEAALEAIAAEGRGVLVYLRQEGRGIGLINKIRAYKLQDGGADTVEANERLGFPADMRDFRIAREMLAHLGVTAVRIMTNNPRKIDTLQQAGIEVAERVALQVGRNAYNDHYLDTKKAKLGHLFGL, encoded by the coding sequence ATGAATGCACAACAAGTGGAAGCCAACGTGACTCAGCCTGATTCTCCGGTGCGCGTCGATTATGTCGCAACCTGCCAGTTACCCACGCAGTGGGGTGTTTTCGACATGCACGGCTTTGAAGAAGTCGGAGGGCGCGAGCACGTGGTGCTGACGCTGGGCGAGGTGACTGACGGCGCGCCGCTGACCCGCATCCACTCCGAGTGCCTGACCGGCGACGCGCTGTTTTCGCTGCGTTGCGACTGCGGCTTCCAGCTGGAAGCCGCGCTGGAGGCGATTGCCGCCGAAGGCCGTGGCGTGCTGGTGTATCTGCGCCAGGAAGGGCGCGGCATCGGCCTGATCAACAAGATCCGCGCCTACAAGCTGCAGGATGGTGGTGCCGATACCGTCGAGGCCAACGAACGGCTGGGCTTCCCCGCCGACATGCGCGATTTCCGCATCGCGCGCGAGATGCTGGCGCATCTGGGGGTGACGGCGGTGCGCATCATGACCAACAATCCGCGCAAGATCGACACCCTGCAACAGGCCGGCATCGAGGTGGCCGAGCGTGTGGCGCTGCAGGTTGGCCGCAATGCCTACAACGATCACTATCTCGACACCAAGAAAGCCAAGCTGGGTCATTTGTTCGGTCTTTGA
- a CDS encoding L,D-transpeptidase, which yields MKFSSLLAACTVAATVSSYAMTPEPDVLVSSAGQHLVVNLPQTRVFLYQDGTLVNSYPVAVGKMVTNTPTGNYAVTGIYRNPVWHVPKSIQDEMVRAGKPVQTTVAAGPDNPLGPVFIRFGETKLGLGFHGTNQPASVPGFRSHGCVRLRSENALALADWVDIGAAVTISYQTTLLSEDSAGELWLHAYRDSYKKDDIVPQLLAETLLNWQQENQRPIHGKRVDQAFRERNGKPVCLSCSSTQNNRITGTLNTVRWLSPPPEITDEQPTELPQLDSNSARAPRNAQFKQKSA from the coding sequence ATGAAATTTTCGTCCCTGCTTGCGGCCTGCACCGTGGCCGCCACCGTCTCCAGCTATGCCATGACGCCGGAGCCGGACGTCTTGGTCAGCAGCGCTGGCCAGCACCTGGTCGTCAACCTGCCGCAAACCCGTGTTTTCCTGTACCAGGACGGCACGCTGGTGAACAGTTACCCGGTGGCGGTCGGCAAGATGGTCACCAACACCCCGACCGGCAACTACGCCGTCACCGGTATCTACCGCAACCCGGTATGGCACGTCCCGAAATCGATCCAGGACGAAATGGTACGCGCCGGCAAGCCGGTGCAGACCACCGTCGCCGCCGGGCCGGACAATCCGCTGGGGCCGGTGTTCATCCGCTTTGGCGAAACCAAGCTTGGCCTCGGCTTTCACGGCACTAACCAGCCCGCCAGCGTTCCCGGCTTTCGCAGCCACGGCTGCGTGCGCCTGCGCAGCGAGAACGCGCTGGCACTGGCCGACTGGGTGGATATCGGCGCCGCGGTCACCATCAGCTACCAGACCACGCTGCTGAGCGAGGACAGCGCCGGCGAACTGTGGCTGCACGCCTATCGCGACAGCTACAAGAAGGACGACATCGTGCCGCAGCTACTGGCGGAAACCCTGCTCAACTGGCAGCAGGAGAACCAGCGCCCGATCCACGGCAAGCGCGTCGACCAGGCCTTCCGCGAGCGCAACGGCAAGCCGGTGTGCCTCAGCTGTAGCAGCACGCAAAACAACCGCATCACCGGCACGCTCAACACCGTGCGCTGGCTGAGCCCGCCACCGGAAATCACCGACGAGCAGCCAACCGAACTGCCGCAACTGGACAGCAACAGCGCCCGTGCGCCGCGTAACGCGCAGTTCAAGCAGAAAAGCGCTTGA
- the rlmD gene encoding 23S rRNA (uracil(1939)-C(5))-methyltransferase RlmD, giving the protein MTQASVVAHIESLDHEGRGIARVDGKAIFIDGALPYETVTYQSYRVKKSYENADVVDVLKQSFLRTDPSCPHFGVCGGCSMQHVEFSAQVAIKQRVLEDDLQHIGRVKAEVVMPPIAGAAWGYRHRARLSARYVAKKDGVLVGFHEKRSSFIADMSECRILPPHISALIVPLRELIARLSIYNRMPQVEIAVGAELDVLVFRNMDDITEADFALLQAFSDRHSTPQRTVQIWLQPKGPETCYPIYPLDAPKLTYRLRDFDVEMPYYPTEFTQVNPEINNVMVSRALRLLDPQAGERIADMFCGIGNFTLPIARSGAIVHGMEGSEALVKRAVENATHNGLQHKVSYEMANLFEVTEASFAALGKFDKMLVDPPRDGAMQLLKAITEDTAPQRIVYVSCNPSTLARDAGVLVNTKGYTLKTAGIINMFPHTGHVESVAWLEKTGPCKTNAEVAAMEAAEEAVREAARAASMAARQEREALAAAEKAVEVAEKVAAKEARRAAYLASVADKPAQ; this is encoded by the coding sequence ATGACTCAAGCGTCTGTAGTTGCCCATATCGAGTCGCTGGACCACGAAGGTCGCGGCATTGCTCGTGTCGATGGCAAGGCCATCTTCATCGATGGCGCGTTGCCATACGAAACAGTGACTTATCAAAGTTATCGCGTCAAGAAGAGTTACGAGAATGCGGACGTGGTGGATGTGCTGAAGCAAAGCTTCCTGCGCACCGACCCGTCCTGTCCGCATTTTGGCGTGTGTGGCGGCTGCTCGATGCAGCACGTCGAGTTTTCGGCGCAGGTCGCCATCAAGCAGCGCGTGTTGGAAGACGACCTGCAGCATATCGGCCGGGTCAAGGCCGAGGTGGTGATGCCGCCGATTGCCGGCGCCGCCTGGGGCTACCGCCACCGTGCCCGCCTGTCGGCGCGCTATGTCGCGAAAAAGGACGGCGTGCTGGTCGGCTTCCACGAGAAGCGTTCCAGCTTCATTGCCGACATGAGCGAGTGCCGCATCCTGCCGCCGCACATCTCGGCGCTGATCGTGCCGCTGCGCGAGCTGATCGCCAGGCTGTCAATCTACAACCGCATGCCGCAGGTGGAAATTGCGGTCGGTGCCGAGCTGGACGTGCTGGTGTTCCGCAATATGGACGACATCACCGAGGCCGACTTCGCCTTGCTGCAGGCATTCTCCGACCGCCACTCCACGCCGCAGCGCACGGTGCAGATCTGGCTGCAGCCGAAGGGGCCGGAGACCTGTTACCCGATCTACCCGCTGGATGCGCCGAAGCTGACCTACCGCCTGCGCGATTTCGACGTCGAGATGCCGTACTACCCGACCGAATTCACCCAGGTCAACCCGGAAATCAACAACGTGATGGTCAGCCGCGCCCTGCGGCTGCTGGACCCGCAGGCTGGCGAGCGCATTGCCGACATGTTCTGCGGTATCGGCAACTTCACGCTGCCGATCGCGCGCAGCGGTGCCATCGTGCACGGCATGGAAGGCAGCGAGGCGCTGGTGAAGCGGGCGGTGGAAAACGCCACCCACAACGGCTTGCAGCACAAGGTCAGCTACGAGATGGCCAACCTGTTCGAGGTGACCGAGGCGTCGTTTGCGGCACTGGGCAAGTTCGACAAGATGCTGGTTGACCCGCCACGCGACGGCGCGATGCAGCTGCTGAAGGCAATCACCGAAGACACCGCGCCACAGCGCATCGTCTACGTGTCGTGCAATCCGTCCACGCTGGCGCGCGATGCCGGGGTGCTGGTCAATACCAAGGGCTACACCCTGAAAACGGCGGGCATCATCAACATGTTCCCGCACACCGGCCACGTCGAGTCGGTGGCCTGGCTCGAGAAAACCGGTCCGTGCAAGACCAATGCCGAAGTTGCGGCGATGGAGGCGGCGGAAGAAGCGGTGCGCGAGGCGGCCCGTGCCGCGTCGATGGCGGCCCGCCAGGAGCGCGAAGCTTTGGCTGCCGCCGAGAAGGCGGTCGAAGTGGCGGAGAAGGTCGCCGCGAAAGAGGCCCGTCGTGCCGCCTATCTGGCCAGTGTCGCCGACAAGCCGGCGCAGTAA
- the dsbD gene encoding protein-disulfide reductase DsbD, whose protein sequence is MNKRIFSFLTRCLLWLSLLLPHLAHALDQDDLLPPEQAFAVTAERQGTRLRLTVTVADGYYLYRDRSRFETIPAALITQQALPAGKPKDDPYFGKQATYPPGATVMLLTLRPDAPQQFTLKATVQGCADAGLCYPPYTHTLAIGGGSKTLSPWLQPPAPQVDNRSPSPREGLVATLAAFFAAGLGMAFTACMYPLLPIVSSLIAGQGQHLTRRRGFLLALTYVQGLAVSYTAIGIVAGLTGSLLSVWLQQPAVILGASLLMVVFALGMFDIVSIQLPSSWQTRLAASSNRLSGGHIVTVFGMGVLSALLIGPCVGPPLALALGYIGQTGDAWLGGVALYAMAMGLGLPLVIVGTFGGHVLPKAGMWMKTVKAVFGVVMLAVAIWLATPFLPAIVVMLLWAALALASSVFLKAFDPLPPNASSVLKLGKALGLLLALVATLQLIGVFSGAKSARYPLAALGATAGNSSKPQFRTIGSVAELDAALNAARGQPVLLDFYADWCVSCIEMEDTTFRDPAVQQAMAKVVLLKADVTANLPEHQVLLQRFSLYGPPGMIFFDRHGKEQQRLIGYSPADEFLPLLQRQQSGG, encoded by the coding sequence ATGAACAAGCGTATTTTCTCTTTCCTCACCCGCTGCCTGCTGTGGCTGAGCCTGCTGCTGCCCCACCTTGCCCACGCGCTGGATCAGGACGACCTGCTGCCGCCGGAGCAGGCCTTTGCCGTCACCGCCGAACGCCAGGGAACGCGGCTGCGGCTGACGGTGACCGTAGCCGACGGCTACTACCTGTACCGCGACCGCAGCCGCTTCGAGACGATACCGGCCGCGCTAATCACGCAGCAGGCGCTGCCCGCCGGCAAGCCCAAGGATGACCCCTACTTCGGCAAGCAGGCCACCTATCCACCGGGGGCGACCGTGATGCTGCTGACGCTGCGTCCGGACGCGCCGCAGCAGTTCACCCTCAAGGCCACGGTACAGGGCTGTGCCGATGCCGGCCTGTGCTACCCGCCCTACACCCACACCCTCGCCATCGGCGGTGGCAGTAAGACGCTGTCGCCCTGGCTGCAGCCGCCCGCACCGCAGGTCGACAACCGCTCGCCGTCGCCGCGCGAAGGCCTGGTCGCCACGCTGGCGGCCTTCTTTGCCGCCGGTCTGGGCATGGCGTTCACCGCCTGCATGTACCCGCTGCTGCCTATCGTGTCCTCGCTGATTGCCGGCCAGGGCCAGCACCTCACCCGTCGTCGCGGCTTCTTGCTGGCGCTGACCTATGTGCAGGGTCTGGCGGTCAGCTACACCGCCATCGGCATCGTGGCCGGCCTGACCGGCAGCCTGCTCAGCGTGTGGCTGCAGCAGCCGGCGGTGATCCTCGGCGCCAGCCTGCTGATGGTGGTGTTTGCGCTGGGCATGTTCGATATCGTGTCCATCCAGCTGCCGTCCAGCTGGCAGACCCGCCTCGCCGCCTCCAGCAACCGCCTGTCCGGCGGCCATATCGTGACCGTGTTCGGCATGGGCGTGCTGTCGGCGCTGCTGATCGGCCCCTGCGTCGGCCCGCCGCTGGCGCTGGCGCTGGGCTACATCGGCCAGACCGGCGATGCCTGGCTGGGCGGTGTCGCCCTCTACGCCATGGCGATGGGGCTAGGCCTGCCGCTGGTCATCGTCGGCACCTTTGGCGGCCACGTGCTACCCAAGGCCGGCATGTGGATGAAGACGGTCAAGGCGGTGTTCGGCGTGGTGATGCTGGCGGTGGCCATCTGGCTGGCGACGCCTTTCCTGCCCGCCATCGTGGTGATGCTGCTGTGGGCGGCACTGGCGCTGGCCAGTTCGGTGTTCCTGAAAGCGTTTGATCCGCTGCCGCCGAATGCGTCGTCCGTGCTCAAGCTGGGCAAGGCACTGGGCCTGCTACTGGCGCTGGTTGCCACCCTGCAGCTGATCGGCGTGTTCAGCGGCGCCAAATCGGCCCGCTACCCGCTGGCAGCACTCGGCGCCACCGCCGGCAACAGCAGCAAGCCGCAGTTCCGCACGATCGGCAGCGTGGCCGAGCTGGATGCCGCCCTTAATGCCGCCCGCGGCCAGCCGGTACTACTGGATTTCTATGCCGACTGGTGCGTGTCCTGCATCGAGATGGAAGACACCACCTTCCGCGACCCGGCGGTACAACAGGCCATGGCCAAGGTGGTGCTACTGAAGGCCGACGTCACCGCCAACCTGCCGGAACACCAGGTGCTGCTGCAACGCTTCAGCCTGTACGGCCCGCCGGGCATGATCTTCTTCGACCGCCACGGCAAGGAGCAGCAACGCCTCATCGGTTACAGCCCGGCCGACGAGTTCCTGCCGTTGCTGCAACGCCAGCAAAGCGGCGGCTAA
- a CDS encoding alpha/beta fold hydrolase: protein MTTIIHFAHANSFPASVYRKLHQSLREQGCHVGYLDCIGHDPRYPVTDCWPHLVEETVAYLRQHYDRPVVGVGHSLGGFILFFAAIRHPELFSKLIILDSPLMGPLRSRGIWLAKKLGFIDRVTPGGNTLKRRDNWASIESVYDYFARKPMFARFDPDCLHDYAALGTVATADGGRQLKFRPAIENAIYNTLPHSVPRYKGQLRVPTVFVAGESSDVLTPADLAYIRKHFAVNIIVQKGSHLFPLEQPQATAELIMAQLAG from the coding sequence ATGACCACCATCATTCATTTTGCCCACGCCAACAGCTTTCCGGCGTCGGTGTACCGCAAGTTGCACCAGTCACTGCGCGAACAGGGCTGCCACGTCGGCTACCTTGACTGCATCGGCCACGATCCACGCTATCCAGTGACCGACTGTTGGCCGCATCTGGTTGAGGAGACCGTTGCCTACCTGCGTCAGCATTATGACCGGCCGGTGGTCGGCGTCGGACATTCGCTGGGCGGTTTCATCCTGTTTTTTGCCGCCATTCGCCATCCGGAGCTGTTCAGCAAGCTGATCATCCTCGATTCGCCGTTGATGGGGCCGCTGCGCTCGCGAGGCATCTGGCTGGCGAAAAAGCTGGGCTTCATCGACCGCGTGACGCCGGGTGGCAATACCCTGAAGCGGCGAGACAACTGGGCCAGCATCGAATCGGTGTACGACTATTTCGCACGCAAGCCGATGTTTGCCCGCTTCGACCCCGACTGCCTGCACGACTATGCTGCGCTGGGCACGGTGGCGACCGCCGATGGTGGCCGCCAGCTGAAATTCCGGCCGGCGATCGAAAACGCGATCTACAACACGCTGCCGCATTCGGTGCCGCGCTACAAGGGACAGCTGCGGGTGCCGACGGTGTTTGTCGCCGGCGAGAGCAGCGACGTGCTGACGCCGGCCGATCTGGCCTATATTCGCAAGCACTTCGCTGTGAACATCATCGTGCAAAAAGGTTCACACCTGTTTCCGCTGGAGCAGCCGCAGGCCACGGCCGAACTGATCATGGCGCAACTGGCCGGCTGA